One window of the Streptomyces asoensis genome contains the following:
- a CDS encoding peptidoglycan D,D-transpeptidase FtsI family protein, with protein MNKTIRRASVFALLLVFALLLRATWVQFYEGQALADDKDNRRNAIETYAEPLGNIIVAGKAITGSAVTTGGDLRYKRTYTNGELYAAVTGYASQSYAPTQLEGIYADLLNGTDTRLKTALDTVTDKRADPGTVITTIDPDVQKAAYDALGDKKGAAVAVDPTTGQILAVVSTPSYDPSTLTDANTAGTAWKKLNADSDKPLTNRALRQPLAPGSTFKLVVAAAALEDGLYSSVDEKTDSQDPYTLPGTRTVLKNENTSAPCENATIRVALQYSCNNVFAHMAVQLGQDKLRATAEKFGFNDTGQDVPVRAYPSVYPSDMDESSTALTGIGQFDVTATPLQMAMVSAAIANGGKLVSPHMVSQITDGGGDVLEDYDEEASATQIVSSSTAEQLQSAMQTVVEKGTGTNAIIDGVTVGGKTGTAQNGENNSKAPYAWFTSYGKSDSSGKEVAVAVVVEQSDAARSEVSGNGLAAPVAKAMMEAALKS; from the coding sequence ATGAACAAGACGATCAGGCGCGCCTCGGTCTTCGCGCTGCTGCTGGTGTTCGCCCTGCTGCTCCGGGCGACCTGGGTGCAGTTCTACGAGGGCCAGGCACTCGCGGACGACAAGGACAACCGGCGCAACGCGATCGAGACGTACGCGGAGCCGCTCGGGAACATCATCGTGGCCGGAAAGGCGATCACCGGCTCGGCCGTCACCACGGGCGGCGACCTCAGATACAAGCGCACGTATACGAACGGCGAGCTGTACGCGGCGGTGACGGGCTACGCCTCGCAGAGCTACGCCCCCACGCAGCTGGAGGGCATCTACGCGGACCTGCTCAACGGCACGGACACCCGTCTGAAGACCGCGCTGGACACGGTCACCGACAAGCGGGCGGACCCGGGCACCGTGATCACCACGATCGACCCGGACGTGCAGAAGGCGGCGTACGACGCGCTCGGCGACAAGAAGGGCGCGGCCGTCGCGGTCGACCCGACGACCGGCCAGATCCTCGCGGTGGTGTCGACCCCGTCGTACGACCCGTCGACGCTGACCGACGCCAACACCGCCGGGACGGCCTGGAAGAAGCTCAACGCGGACTCCGACAAGCCGCTCACCAACCGGGCGCTGCGGCAGCCGCTGGCACCGGGCTCGACGTTCAAACTGGTCGTGGCGGCGGCCGCGCTGGAGGACGGGCTGTACTCGTCGGTGGACGAGAAGACCGACAGCCAGGACCCGTACACCCTGCCGGGCACGCGCACCGTCCTGAAGAACGAGAACACGTCCGCGCCCTGCGAGAACGCCACGATCCGGGTCGCGTTGCAGTACTCCTGCAACAACGTGTTCGCGCACATGGCCGTCCAGCTCGGACAGGACAAGCTGAGGGCGACGGCCGAGAAGTTCGGCTTCAACGACACCGGCCAGGACGTGCCGGTGCGGGCGTACCCGAGCGTGTACCCGTCCGACATGGACGAGTCGTCCACCGCCCTGACCGGCATCGGCCAGTTCGACGTGACCGCGACGCCGTTGCAGATGGCCATGGTGTCGGCCGCCATAGCCAACGGCGGCAAGCTCGTCTCGCCGCACATGGTCTCGCAGATCACCGACGGCGGCGGCGACGTCCTCGAGGACTACGACGAGGAGGCGTCGGCCACGCAGATCGTCAGCTCCTCCACCGCCGAGCAGCTTCAGTCGGCGATGCAGACGGTCGTCGAGAAGGGCACGGGCACGAACGCGATCATCGACGGCGTCACCGTCGGCGGCAAGACGGGCACGGCCCAGAACGGCGAGAACAACAGCAAGGCGCCGTACGCCTGGTTCACGTCGTACGGGAAGTCCGACTCCTCCGGCAAGGAGGTCGCCGTGGCGGTCGTGGTCGAGCAGTCCGACGCCGCGCGGTCCGAGGTCAGCGGGAACGGACTGGCCGCGCCGGTCGCGAAGGCGATGATGGAAGCGGCGTTGAAGAGCTGA
- a CDS encoding NCS2 family permease has product MSETQKTADRPGTAPPAANSVDRYFRISERGSTFGREIRGGFATFFTMAYILVLNPIILGSAKDKFGHQLDAVQLTTATALVAAVMTIIMGVGGNLPLALAAGLGLNAVVAFQIAPLMSWDDAMGLIVLEGLLICVLVVTGLREAVMHAIPQPLKQAISVGIGLFIAFIGFVDAGFVSRIPDVANTTVPVQLGGTGTLTGWPVLVFCLGVLLTIGLLARKVKGAILISIVTMTVLAIVINSIADIKSWGLTTPSWPDKIVDTPDFGLIGHFSLFGAFGETSVITVVLLIFTLILSDFFDTMGTVVGISAEAGLLDEKGDVPNLGRVLLIDGAAAVAGGAASSSSATSYIESAAGVGEGSRTGFSNLVTGGLFTLALFLTPLLTIVPLQAAAPALVAVGFLMMTQVKSIDWDKYEIAIPAFLTIAVMPFTYSITNGIGAGFLAYVVIKTVLGKAKEVHWLLWGASALFVVYFAIDPIEQILGVK; this is encoded by the coding sequence ATGTCCGAGACCCAGAAGACGGCCGACCGGCCAGGTACCGCGCCACCCGCGGCGAACAGCGTCGACCGGTACTTCAGGATCTCCGAGCGGGGGTCCACCTTCGGCCGGGAGATACGCGGCGGCTTCGCCACGTTCTTCACCATGGCCTACATCCTTGTCCTGAATCCCATCATCCTGGGCAGCGCCAAGGACAAGTTCGGGCACCAGCTCGACGCCGTCCAACTCACCACCGCCACCGCCCTGGTGGCCGCGGTGATGACGATCATCATGGGCGTCGGCGGCAACCTGCCCCTCGCCCTCGCCGCGGGCCTCGGCCTGAACGCGGTCGTCGCCTTCCAGATCGCCCCGCTGATGAGCTGGGACGACGCGATGGGCCTCATCGTGCTCGAAGGCCTGCTGATCTGTGTGCTGGTGGTGACCGGTCTGCGCGAGGCCGTCATGCACGCCATCCCGCAACCGCTGAAGCAGGCGATCAGTGTCGGCATCGGCCTGTTCATCGCCTTCATCGGCTTCGTCGACGCCGGCTTCGTCAGCCGCATCCCCGACGTCGCGAACACGACCGTCCCCGTGCAGCTCGGCGGCACCGGCACCCTCACCGGCTGGCCGGTGCTCGTCTTCTGCCTCGGTGTGCTGCTGACGATCGGTCTGCTGGCCCGCAAGGTCAAGGGCGCGATCCTGATCAGCATCGTGACGATGACGGTCCTCGCGATCGTCATCAACTCGATCGCGGACATCAAGTCCTGGGGCCTGACCACGCCCTCCTGGCCCGACAAGATCGTCGACACCCCCGACTTCGGGCTGATCGGTCACTTCAGTCTGTTCGGCGCCTTCGGCGAGACCAGCGTCATCACCGTCGTCCTGCTGATCTTCACCCTGATCCTGTCCGACTTCTTCGACACCATGGGCACCGTCGTCGGCATCAGCGCGGAGGCCGGACTGCTGGACGAGAAGGGCGATGTGCCCAACCTCGGCCGGGTGCTGCTCATCGACGGCGCGGCGGCCGTCGCGGGCGGCGCGGCCTCGTCGTCCTCCGCGACCTCCTACATCGAGTCGGCCGCCGGCGTCGGCGAGGGGTCGCGCACCGGCTTCTCCAACCTGGTCACCGGCGGACTGTTCACGCTCGCCCTGTTCCTGACCCCGCTCCTCACCATCGTCCCGCTCCAGGCGGCCGCCCCCGCCCTGGTCGCCGTCGGCTTCCTGATGATGACCCAGGTCAAGAGCATCGACTGGGACAAGTACGAGATCGCGATCCCGGCGTTCCTCACCATCGCCGTGATGCCGTTCACCTACTCGATCACCAACGGCATCGGCGCGGGCTTCCTCGCGTACGTCGTCATCAAGACGGTGCTCGGCAAGGCGAAGGAGGTCCACTGGCTGCTGTGGGGGGCCTCGGCGCTGTTCGTGGTGTACTTCGCGATCGACCCCATCGAGCAGATCCTCGGCGTGAAGTAG
- a CDS encoding SigE family RNA polymerase sigma factor, with amino-acid sequence MGTVVDDAASVEFHAFFDRHYAELSRLAHLLTGEADAADDLAADALLALWNRWDRVRAADHPVAYARGVVANLARTRIRSAVRERRRIALFWSQREEKTENPDIAGVVDVQSALRRLPFRKRACVVLRHAFDLSEKDTALALGVSVGTVKSQTSKGMAELQKLLGPKGAPLKVPAMVRTGEASASGRDR; translated from the coding sequence GTGGGCACAGTCGTCGACGACGCCGCCTCCGTGGAATTCCATGCCTTCTTCGACCGCCACTACGCCGAACTGTCCCGTCTCGCCCACCTGCTGACCGGTGAGGCGGACGCCGCCGACGATCTCGCGGCGGACGCGCTGCTCGCGCTGTGGAACCGCTGGGACCGGGTACGCGCGGCCGACCATCCGGTGGCGTACGCCCGCGGTGTCGTCGCCAACCTCGCCCGCACCCGCATCCGCAGCGCCGTCCGGGAGCGCCGCAGGATCGCGCTGTTCTGGTCACAGCGCGAGGAGAAGACGGAGAACCCCGACATCGCGGGCGTGGTGGACGTCCAGTCGGCGCTGCGTAGACTTCCGTTCCGCAAACGGGCCTGTGTGGTGCTGCGGCACGCCTTCGACCTCTCGGAGAAGGACACGGCGCTCGCCCTGGGGGTCTCGGTGGGTACGGTGAAGAGCCAGACCTCCAAGGGGATGGCCGAGCTCCAGAAGCTGCTCGGCCCCAAGGGAGCACCGCTCAAGGTGCCCGCGATGGTGCGCACCGGTGAGGCCTCGGCCTCAGGAAGGGACCGATGA
- a CDS encoding right-handed parallel beta-helix repeat-containing protein, protein MRMSTGRHRRTRTLSIAAAVAVSAGAGGVYLGLSRGGAEAASSTVTVSTTAQLESAVRNAVAGTVIQVRGGTYYPTATLKSTASGTSSARITLQAYGAEKVRIDGSKLPAGSWLAGIYGSYWTVQNLTFQSSPAQGFVVTSSTGGIFKNLVTGNNGDSGFTLRGDNTVNNLVQNLDSHGNYDAAGHGQNADGIAIKFGSGTGNRITGARLYNNSDDGLDLWQFSTAVTIEHSWAFGNGKNRWSDSAFEGNGNGFKLGGGGVAVAHVVNNNAAWDNTLNGFTENSNTGAIVLNRNTAYANTEAGFYFATGKARLARNLAVGNKGGPDKLGSRAVSAANSWDSGVSTPAFTSTDATTAYGARKTDGSLPATTFLTTGSTTIGSTMN, encoded by the coding sequence GTGCGCATGAGCACCGGACGCCACCGCAGGACCCGCACCCTCTCGATCGCCGCCGCGGTGGCGGTCTCGGCGGGGGCGGGCGGCGTCTACCTCGGCCTGTCCCGCGGCGGTGCCGAAGCCGCCTCCTCGACGGTCACCGTCTCCACCACCGCCCAGCTGGAGTCGGCCGTGCGCAACGCGGTCGCCGGCACCGTCATCCAGGTCCGCGGCGGCACGTACTACCCGACGGCCACCCTCAAGTCGACGGCGAGCGGCACGAGTTCGGCCCGGATCACGCTCCAGGCGTACGGCGCCGAGAAGGTGAGGATCGACGGCTCCAAGCTGCCCGCCGGCTCCTGGCTCGCCGGGATCTACGGCAGCTACTGGACCGTGCAGAACCTCACCTTCCAGTCCTCCCCGGCCCAGGGCTTCGTCGTCACCTCGTCGACCGGCGGCATCTTCAAGAACCTGGTCACCGGTAACAACGGCGACTCCGGCTTCACCCTGCGCGGCGACAACACGGTGAACAACCTCGTCCAGAACCTGGACAGTCACGGCAACTACGACGCCGCCGGACACGGCCAGAACGCGGACGGCATCGCCATCAAGTTCGGCTCCGGGACGGGCAACAGGATCACCGGCGCCCGTCTGTACAACAACTCGGACGACGGCCTCGACCTGTGGCAGTTCTCCACGGCGGTCACCATCGAGCACTCGTGGGCCTTCGGCAACGGCAAGAACCGGTGGAGCGACTCCGCGTTCGAGGGCAACGGCAACGGCTTCAAGCTGGGCGGCGGGGGCGTGGCGGTCGCGCATGTCGTGAACAACAACGCGGCCTGGGACAACACGCTGAACGGGTTCACCGAGAACTCCAACACCGGGGCGATCGTGCTGAACCGCAACACCGCCTACGCCAACACCGAGGCGGGGTTCTACTTCGCCACCGGCAAGGCCAGGCTCGCCCGGAATCTCGCGGTGGGCAACAAGGGCGGGCCGGACAAGCTGGGTTCGCGGGCGGTCTCCGCGGCGAACAGCTGGGACAGCGGGGTGTCCACGCCGGCGTTCACCTCGACGGACGCGACGACGGCGTACGGCGCCCGGAAGACGGACGGCTCGCTGCCCGCGACGACCTTCCTGACCACGGGCTCGACCACCATCGGCTCGACGATGAACTAG
- a CDS encoding HAD family acid phosphatase codes for MHKPQRIAAVAAACAVAGAALYGAGAATAGQSTANSTHEPYNIGLLVKDIDTYYGTAPDANGVYQASSTSPYAKDLASIDKAAKKYIDQAARKAVRKGEKPAVVFDIDDTLLLSLDYEKRYNYTYNSATWAAYVNKADRPAVFGSPELVQYAEKKGVEVFYNSGLAEAQRSAAVENLKKVGADINLDADHMFLKNAATPPSYLSGCATPGTWTCTTVQYKSGTRKHIERDLGYEIIANFGDQYSDLEGGYADRTYKLPNPTYYVS; via the coding sequence ATGCATAAGCCACAGCGCATCGCGGCCGTCGCCGCGGCCTGCGCCGTCGCCGGCGCCGCCCTCTACGGCGCCGGCGCGGCCACGGCCGGCCAGTCCACGGCCAACTCCACCCACGAGCCCTACAACATCGGGCTCCTGGTGAAGGACATCGACACCTACTACGGCACCGCGCCGGACGCGAACGGCGTGTACCAGGCGTCTTCGACCAGCCCGTACGCCAAGGACCTCGCGAGCATCGACAAGGCCGCGAAGAAGTACATCGACCAGGCCGCCCGCAAGGCGGTCAGGAAGGGCGAGAAGCCCGCGGTCGTCTTCGACATCGACGACACGCTGCTGCTCAGCCTCGACTACGAGAAGCGGTACAACTACACGTACAACTCCGCCACTTGGGCGGCGTACGTGAACAAGGCCGACCGCCCGGCGGTGTTCGGCAGCCCCGAACTCGTGCAGTACGCCGAGAAGAAGGGCGTCGAGGTCTTCTACAACTCGGGCCTCGCCGAGGCGCAGCGCTCCGCCGCCGTGGAGAACCTGAAGAAGGTCGGCGCCGACATCAACCTCGACGCCGACCACATGTTCCTCAAGAACGCGGCCACCCCGCCGTCGTACCTGAGCGGCTGCGCCACCCCGGGCACCTGGACCTGCACGACCGTCCAGTACAAGTCCGGCACCCGCAAGCACATCGAGCGCGACCTCGGTTACGAGATCATCGCGAACTTCGGCGACCAGTACTCCGACCTCGAGGGCGGCTACGCCGACCGGACGTACAAGCTGCCGAACCCGACGTACTACGTGAGCTGA
- a CDS encoding right-handed parallel beta-helix repeat-containing protein yields MSRRTALTAVAALTLGAGLAVLPTQAQAATVVVSNSTDLSNAIKNATAGTVIQVRAGTYYPTATLQSTANGTSSSPVTLTAYGSETVKIDGSSLPDGDWIFKLTADYWNVSNITFQNSPDSAVVCQSCTGTNWNNIKTINGGDSGFTLTGDGTVNNTVRNIDSYGHYDAANHGENADGVAVKYGSGTGNLITGARLYNNSDDGIDFWSFSSPVTIEHTWSFGNGVNRWSDSAFAGDGNGYKLGGDGEVVAHVVNNSAAWGNAGNGFTENSNTGAIVINRTTAYANSKWGYYFATSSAKLGKNLAVSNGSGSVSKGSSVTSAGNNWDSGISTPAFRSTDASSTYNARSSSGTLPTTTFLTTGSTTIGATMD; encoded by the coding sequence ATGTCTCGTCGTACCGCTCTCACGGCCGTCGCCGCCCTCACCCTGGGCGCCGGGCTCGCCGTCCTGCCCACCCAGGCGCAGGCCGCCACCGTGGTGGTCAGCAACTCCACCGACCTGTCCAACGCCATCAAGAACGCCACCGCCGGCACGGTCATCCAGGTCCGCGCCGGCACCTACTACCCGACGGCCACCCTCCAGTCCACGGCCAACGGCACCTCCTCGTCGCCCGTCACCCTCACGGCGTACGGCTCGGAGACCGTGAAGATCGACGGCTCTTCGCTGCCCGACGGGGACTGGATCTTCAAGCTGACCGCCGACTACTGGAACGTCTCCAACATCACCTTCCAGAACTCCCCGGACAGCGCGGTCGTCTGCCAGTCCTGCACCGGCACCAACTGGAACAACATCAAGACCATCAACGGCGGCGACTCCGGCTTCACCCTCACCGGGGACGGCACGGTCAACAACACCGTCAGGAACATCGACTCCTACGGCCATTACGACGCCGCCAACCACGGGGAGAACGCCGACGGCGTCGCCGTGAAGTACGGCTCCGGCACCGGCAACCTCATCACCGGCGCCCGTCTCTACAACAACTCGGACGACGGCATCGACTTCTGGTCCTTCTCCTCGCCCGTCACCATCGAGCACACCTGGTCCTTCGGCAACGGCGTCAACCGCTGGTCCGACTCGGCCTTCGCGGGCGACGGCAACGGCTACAAGCTGGGCGGCGACGGCGAGGTGGTCGCGCACGTCGTCAACAACTCGGCCGCCTGGGGCAACGCCGGAAACGGTTTCACCGAGAACTCCAACACCGGTGCCATTGTCATCAACCGCACCACCGCGTACGCCAACAGCAAGTGGGGCTACTACTTCGCCACCAGCTCCGCCAAGCTCGGCAAGAACCTGGCCGTCAGCAACGGAAGTGGCTCGGTGAGCAAGGGGTCGTCGGTCACCTCGGCCGGCAACAACTGGGACTCCGGCATCTCCACGCCCGCCTTCAGGTCCACCGACGCGAGCTCCACGTACAACGCGCGCAGCTCGAGCGGCACCCTGCCCACGACCACGTTCCTGACGACGGGTTCGACGACCATCGGAGCGACCATGGACTGA
- a CDS encoding dienelactone hydrolase family protein gives MGARDPAVGRRAFVAGTGAALLTGAAATTDARAAAVDGQAAVVDGPLPDFHPALKAELTFPLAWGKSPIRDFRAWRRAARAKVEELLVVGPQDRTPYAPEFTDRRRQDGYTGELVTLSLTRHERVRAALLTPDGPGPFPAVLLLHDHGAKFDIGKEKLVRPWYDDTRLASAQGWSERYFSGRFVGDELARRGYVVLCADALGWGDRGPLAYDQQQALASNFYNLGSSLAGLMAREDARAAGFLAGLDRVDRGRVAAVGFSMGAFRAWQAAALSDDLAAAAAVCWMTGLKEMMVPGNNTLRGQSSYYMLHPGLPRFLDFPDVASIAAPRPMLFFDGGLDLLFPADGVRAAHDRLRSVWRSRHAEERLHLKSWPDLGHVFVDRMQDEVFSWLDTVL, from the coding sequence ATGGGCGCCCGTGACCCGGCGGTGGGCCGGCGGGCGTTCGTGGCCGGCACCGGGGCCGCGCTCCTGACCGGGGCAGCCGCCACCACCGACGCGCGGGCAGCCGCCGTGGACGGACAGGCAGCCGTCGTGGACGGGCCGCTGCCCGACTTCCACCCCGCGCTCAAAGCCGAGCTGACCTTCCCCCTGGCCTGGGGAAAGTCCCCGATCCGCGACTTCCGCGCCTGGCGTCGGGCCGCCCGCGCCAAGGTCGAGGAGCTGCTGGTCGTCGGACCGCAGGACCGGACCCCGTACGCCCCCGAGTTCACCGACCGGCGCCGACAGGACGGCTACACCGGCGAGTTGGTGACGCTCTCCCTCACCCGCCACGAACGCGTCCGTGCCGCACTCCTCACCCCGGACGGCCCCGGCCCCTTCCCCGCCGTACTGCTCCTGCACGACCACGGGGCGAAGTTCGACATCGGGAAGGAGAAACTGGTCCGGCCCTGGTACGACGACACCCGGCTCGCCTCCGCGCAGGGCTGGTCGGAGCGGTACTTCAGCGGACGGTTCGTCGGCGACGAGCTGGCCCGTCGGGGGTATGTCGTGCTGTGCGCGGACGCCCTCGGCTGGGGCGACCGAGGGCCCCTCGCCTACGACCAGCAGCAGGCCCTCGCCTCCAACTTCTACAACCTCGGCTCCTCGCTCGCCGGACTCATGGCCCGCGAGGACGCCCGGGCCGCCGGATTCCTGGCCGGCCTCGACCGGGTCGACCGGGGCCGGGTCGCGGCCGTCGGATTCTCCATGGGCGCCTTCCGCGCCTGGCAGGCGGCCGCGCTCAGCGACGACCTCGCCGCCGCGGCGGCCGTCTGCTGGATGACCGGCCTGAAGGAAATGATGGTGCCCGGCAACAACACCCTGCGCGGGCAGTCCTCGTACTACATGCTCCACCCCGGGCTTCCCCGGTTCCTCGACTTCCCCGACGTGGCGAGCATCGCCGCACCCAGGCCGATGCTGTTCTTCGACGGCGGGCTCGACCTGCTGTTCCCCGCCGACGGCGTCCGCGCGGCCCACGACCGGCTGCGCAGCGTCTGGCGCTCCCGTCACGCCGAGGAGCGGTTGCACCTGAAGAGCTGGCCCGACCTCGGCCATGTCTTCGTCGACCGCATGCAGGACGAGGTCTTCAGCTGGCTCGACACCGTCCTGTGA
- a CDS encoding pectinesterase family protein, protein MRRRTLLAGITGAALITATPAHARSRRIVHVRPGDSLQAAVDAVDGPGGTIVVHPGTYREVVDVPAEKGELTIRGASRDPRAAVLVYDNANGTAKPDGSGTYGTAGSATFTSAAPGLTVRDLTLANDWLRADHPEITGTQAVAAYVTGDRTHFDNVRLLAHQDTLFADTTALDAFDRQYFHRCYIEGDVDFVFGRGRAVFDACHFHTLQRDVTFTPKGMVFAPATARANPYGFLALRGRITSGAEDAAYKIARPWVPSYETTAWPSLVVRDTWIGPGIDAVTPYTNMRDAYPWQTMRFREHANSGPGAVISVPENRPQLTTGEAATHTRRTYLGDWRPYGRP, encoded by the coding sequence CTGCGCCGACGCACCCTCCTCGCGGGTATCACGGGCGCTGCCCTGATCACCGCGACCCCGGCCCACGCCCGGTCCCGCCGCATCGTGCACGTCCGCCCCGGCGACTCCCTCCAGGCCGCCGTGGACGCCGTCGACGGCCCCGGCGGGACGATCGTCGTGCACCCGGGTACGTACCGTGAAGTCGTCGACGTACCGGCGGAAAAAGGTGAGTTGACGATACGCGGCGCCTCCCGCGACCCGCGCGCCGCCGTGCTCGTGTACGACAACGCCAACGGGACCGCCAAGCCCGACGGGTCCGGTACCTACGGCACCGCGGGCTCCGCCACCTTCACCTCCGCCGCGCCCGGCCTCACCGTCCGCGACCTCACCCTCGCCAACGACTGGCTGCGCGCCGACCACCCGGAGATCACCGGCACCCAGGCGGTGGCCGCCTACGTCACCGGCGACCGCACGCACTTCGACAACGTGCGCCTCCTGGCCCACCAGGACACCCTGTTCGCCGACACCACCGCGCTGGACGCCTTCGACCGGCAGTACTTCCACCGCTGCTACATCGAGGGAGACGTCGACTTCGTCTTCGGGCGGGGCAGGGCCGTCTTCGACGCCTGCCACTTCCACACCCTCCAGCGGGACGTGACCTTCACCCCCAAGGGCATGGTCTTCGCCCCCGCCACCGCCCGGGCCAACCCCTACGGCTTCCTCGCCCTGCGCGGCCGGATCACCTCCGGCGCCGAGGACGCGGCGTACAAGATCGCCCGCCCCTGGGTGCCCTCGTACGAGACGACCGCCTGGCCCTCGCTGGTCGTACGGGACACCTGGATCGGCCCCGGCATCGACGCGGTGACCCCGTACACCAACATGCGCGACGCCTACCCCTGGCAGACCATGCGCTTCCGCGAACACGCCAACTCCGGCCCCGGCGCGGTGATCTCGGTGCCGGAGAACCGGCCGCAGCTGACCACCGGGGAGGCGGCCACCCACACCCGGCGGACGTATCTCGGGGACTGGAGGCCGTATGGGCGCCCGTGA
- a CDS encoding pectinesterase family protein, giving the protein MSSPRHPRDPRHPRLPLSRRGFLTATAGTVAALGLATAPARAATARRGPFGRHGSPAARLTPQTLYVDPLGRGDFTGVRDAVAATTGSGWTLVLAPGTYRETVALDVTRTEATWIGASEDPRDVVIVYDNAAGTAKPGGGTYGTTGSATTTVQADGFTARWITFANDWLRADHPDITGTQAVAIKVQGDRSAFHHCRFLGHQDTLYADSLALGTFARQYYAHCYVEGDVDFVFGRATAVHEHCHFRTLNRTDLAAAPYGFVFAPSTAGANPLGFLVVRSRISSEAPDAFYKLARPWVPSSDTTARPMLTVRDTRLDAGIDAVAPYTDMSASFPWQNQRFAEYRNTGPGARITVSANRPQLTAEQARSATRGAYLGDWEPWKGEC; this is encoded by the coding sequence ATGTCCTCGCCCCGACACCCCCGAGATCCCCGACACCCCCGACTCCCGCTCTCCAGACGAGGATTCCTGACGGCGACCGCCGGCACGGTCGCCGCCCTCGGCCTCGCCACCGCACCCGCGCGGGCCGCGACCGCCCGACGCGGCCCGTTCGGCCGCCACGGCTCGCCGGCCGCCCGCCTCACCCCGCAGACCCTGTACGTCGACCCGCTGGGCCGGGGCGACTTCACCGGCGTCCGGGACGCCGTCGCCGCCACCACCGGCAGCGGCTGGACCCTGGTCCTCGCCCCCGGCACCTACCGGGAGACCGTCGCCCTCGACGTCACCCGCACCGAGGCCACCTGGATCGGCGCCTCCGAGGACCCCCGTGACGTCGTGATCGTCTACGACAACGCGGCCGGCACCGCCAAGCCCGGCGGCGGCACCTACGGCACCACCGGGTCGGCCACCACCACCGTGCAGGCCGACGGCTTCACCGCCCGCTGGATCACCTTCGCCAACGACTGGCTGCGCGCCGACCACCCCGACATCACCGGCACCCAGGCCGTCGCCATCAAGGTCCAGGGCGACCGCTCCGCCTTCCACCACTGCCGTTTCCTCGGCCACCAGGACACCCTGTACGCCGACTCCCTCGCCCTCGGCACCTTCGCCCGGCAGTACTACGCGCACTGCTACGTCGAGGGAGACGTCGACTTCGTCTTCGGCCGGGCGACGGCCGTCCACGAGCACTGCCACTTCCGCACCCTGAACCGCACCGACCTGGCCGCGGCCCCCTACGGCTTCGTCTTCGCCCCCTCGACGGCGGGCGCCAACCCGCTCGGCTTCCTGGTCGTCCGGAGCCGGATCAGCAGCGAGGCGCCCGACGCCTTCTACAAGCTGGCCCGCCCCTGGGTCCCCAGCTCCGACACCACCGCCCGCCCGATGCTCACCGTCCGCGACACCCGTCTGGATGCCGGGATCGACGCCGTCGCGCCGTACACCGACATGTCGGCCTCCTTCCCCTGGCAGAACCAGCGGTTCGCCGAGTACCGCAACACCGGGCCGGGAGCCCGGATCACCGTCTCCGCGAACCGCCCGCAACTCACCGCCGAACAGGCCCGGTCGGCGACCCGCGGGGCCTACCTGGGCGACTGGGAGCCCTGGAAGGGGGAGTGCTGA